Part of the Augochlora pura isolate Apur16 chromosome 10, APUR_v2.2.1, whole genome shotgun sequence genome, CAGGTAACAGCTGCTGGAAAAGCTGTACTTATTACTGGATGCGATTCGAGAGTTGGATATACCTTGAGTAAACAATTAGACGAATTGGTAAGATTAACTCTCTATATGTTATCGTTAGTAGTAACATTTTATACTCGTACTATACTATGTCcgcatacatatatttttaagggATTTACAGTGTTTGCCGGATTCGGTAACAAAGCAGAAAATgatgaaacaatgaaaaaattaaaacaggaAACATCTGGCAGGCTGCATATATTACAGTTAGATATTACCAGTGAACACGACATCCATTCAACTTTTCTTTACATTAATGAGAATTTACCAGATGGTGCTCCAGGTATGTAAACTTatttgctataattatttataagtacACTTACTCTATACTttacataattacatttaaaatcatgttacatatgtatacgttGTATTAGGTTTATGGGCATTAGTACATGCAGCAGCTTGGGTGACCTTAGGTGAATGCGAATGGGTACCTCCTGCTGTATTAAAACGCAGTAtagatatcaattttattggcCTTGCACGATTAACCCAGGTAACTTTGATGCAGATATATGagtattcaatttatacattaagGACACAAAGGTACCAGTGATATTTTGTTCATAGGTCTTTCTACCACTTGTCAGAAGGTCTAAAGGTCGTGTTGTATTAGTTAGCAGTCTGTTAGCTCGTATACCCAGCCCTGTCCGTGGCATTTACTGTGCAGTTAAGGTAAATGAGTTTTCTAAAATCGATTAGACTTTCCAtgaatcgataaaatttttcaattagataatttgaaaaatgtaatttacttAATAGGCCGCAGTCGATGCTTGGGGAACTTGTCTTAGAATGGAGATGAGAAGGTGGGGTGTGGATGTGGTAATTATTGAAACCGGTGAATACGTATCTGGTAATGCATGGTTAAAAGATAATAGCGCGTTACTCGAACAAGCGAGGGATATGTGGACTCAGTTGGACCCGCAGACTCGTAAAGAATATGGTCAAGAGTTATTTCAGAAAGAAATGTTGGCTCTTGAGAAATATACACAAGGTCCAGAAGCAGATTTAACGCCGGTAACTAGAGCTTTAACAGATGgcataataaaaacatttccaaTGAGAAGGTATACACCAGTTTCCCGTAAAGAAAGGATACAGGCTTTGTGTAGCGATTATCTCCCAAAACCAGTTTacgatatattatacacaaatTAATGGAGAACAAGTTTgacaattgaattattagcGTTTATCATTATGTGaaacgacgaataaaaatataagttatgTAATATcaagaacgaaataattattctagttAGActtttagattaatttttacaaactgATAAATTTTCCTTCAAAAGCAATTactatctaaataaaaagtacacgatattgaaatttatactaaaatatgtCCGAGAAAAATATGTACGGCGAAACATATTTACcctctttatctcttttcCTTGTTTTCCAATTCACCAGTTCAGGCGTGTGCACGTGTATAATGCATACGTGCATGCACAGATATCATGCTTGAGAAATATCATATGCACATACGTAGGTACATACtctgtacatatatgtaatacaatgtacatacatacgttGCAGAAGAATTCTCTGTGTTTTCGTGAGAGTAGTGACGTGAAGTGGTGTGAACTGTACAGTGACTTGACGTGACTAACATAGTTTCGAATTATGTACGTAGTGATTGGTTACAGCAAAATAGCGGCAATGTTTTGTACACTTGAATCAATGAATTGTAACTTGTAACAATGACACGAATTAACTGGATGATAGATGTTGTCAAGCTCAAGGACAGAAAAAAGCGATTATATATCTCGATTGTTCCGGGTTTAGATGAGTGGGATAGGTGGATAACTCACAACACAGTTCTAATGAAGCCACAGTGTAGACAAGTATGTACATATTCGGAGatagtaaaaaagaaaaaaattacataatataatttttttttccccgtaTAGGACATCACGTATAGGTTATACACTGACCTGTTTTAAATAACGTTTCTGAAATTCCTTTAAATGTTTCGTAAAATTAACATTGTCAAAATAAACTTCAGTGGCGCGCATTCATTTACGAATGCATCCGTAGCGTCAAACGCATCGACAAGGGTAAGTGTAtcttattttccatttattcaATATCATACTGTATTGGTATATTGTACATGttcattattgaaatttgtttatcatttttgttacttGTTTATAATCTATCATTTTCGAAAACTTAAAAACAATTCTCATTGTTATAGATGTACCATCATAATTTACAGAATAAATACAACTGTGTCTTTTTGGTTGAgctctatatatttctattacaggTACAGCAATTTaggaaattgttgaataaaagCGATTATAATGATAGACTTACAGATTCTTTTGGACGACGTCACACTTATTTACGCATTTCTATCACCGAACGTTGTAATCTTCGATGTAAGCTTTCTTACAGCTGtcaaaatttcaaactttGGGTAGAGTAATCATAGAAGGTATTATGTTTTACATAGGTTTGTACTGCATGCCAGCAGAAGGTGTTACATTGACACAGAAGAATGGCATCTTAAGGAcagaggaaattattaaaataacaagttTATTCGTAGAAGAAGGTGTGCACAAAGTACGTCTAACGGGTGGCGAACCAACAGTTAGAAAGGATATCGTCGATATTATCGGTAAACAATGTGATCTTTGTTCTTACTGAATCTTTgaacattaaatttttcaatatattggaaacaattacaattattgtagcCGGGTTGAAAGAATTATCTGGTTTGAAACAAATTGCTATTACTACCAATGGTTTAACATTGACACGTCAATTGCCATCTCTTCAAAGAGCAGGACTAgatgcgataaatatttctctagaCACATTAAAAGAAGATCGTTTCGAACAATTTACTCGTAGGAAAGGTTGGTCTAGAGTTATAGCTGCGATAGACTTGGCTATTCAATTAGGCTACAATCCTGTTAaggtgaaaagaaaaaatagtaCTTTTTGAATAACAACATGTACCTTGGTAAATGATGACAAATGATTTCAATCCATATTCTTTAGGTGAACTGTGTGGTAATGAATGGTTTCAATAGCGATGAATTGATCGATTTCGTTAACTTGACTAAAGATCGTCCGGTCGATGTACGTTTCATCGAATACATGCCTTTTCAAGGGAACAAATGGAACGAAAATAAGATGGTATCTTTTGAttcaatgaagaaaataataaggaACGTGTATCCTGACTTACAGCGTCTTTCAAGCGAGTACAATGATACGTCCAAAGTACGTAACAGTTTATTGCGATctcgtttaaacaattttgcaattttaattcgtgtGTAACTGAGAAATATGCTATTTCTTTGGAACAGGCGTACCACGTTCCGGGTTTCACAGGACAGATCGGATTTATTACATCAATGAGCGAGCACTTTTGCAATTCGTGCAATCGATTGAGAATAACGGCGGATGGAAATTTGAAGGTCTGTTTGTTCGAAGGAAAAGGGGAAGTATCTCTACGAGATGCTTTGCGGAGTGGAGCGTCTGACGAGAGTTTGAAGGAGATGATCGGTGTAGCGGTACGACGTAAAAAGAAGCAACACGCTGGTACGTTTAATCACAGATCTCTCGTTATGgttcgttaaccccttgccgtactttaacgagtcagactcgcgatggagatttctagtaataagctattaggtatgaatattcatccgttcctttaactggtaataaaatgttattctctcgttaccaatatttaaacattcaactaGATATAAgcacgcgataaatataaaatttccctTTTCATCTAAGaatttagtgcgatcgaagaaattctaatcgtgcaacttctaaagaaaatggcacggcaaggggttaaagattATCTCATCTGTAACAtgaaaaaacaatatacaaaGCGATAACGTTTGCATGATCCTATTCGATAACGTATATGTTTCAGGAATGTTCAATCTATCCAAGATGGAAAACAGGCCGATGATACTTATCGGGGGTTAATCAATCTTATtgttattttggaaattttacgCACAGGTTTAAACGGTTTCTTTGGTGTTCTCAGAAGTCTGTGTATAAACGTTATCGCTCTATTCTATTCAATACGTGATCGATGATAATTCGAACAACTCTATCGTTCAACATCTATCTTGCGTTCCAGTAATCGGTAGTAGGTGAAAACTTTTGCAGATTTCTATGTACTGAACACGATTTTTTTAAGATTCTCCCTTATAAACTGAAGAAAACAAAACCATTTTCTTCAGTGAATTTTACATGACTACAAATTCAAAACTGCTGGTTACCGGAACGTACAACAGAAGAAGTTCTAATACGTTGGACAGTGTCTTTATCTTACTGTTGGCGGAGTTCAACTGTAACATCGATTGTTTATACTTGCAGTGAAAATGAAACTCTTAAAGAGAAAAAGTTGTAAGGACACACTGCAAGCCAACACCCCGTCTGGGGATTTACCGCGCACATTTGTCAGCTCgcacaaattttcaaatacaagAAGAATGTATTCTTCGTTGTCGCACGTGGATAAAGATGGCAAAGCGAGAATGGTGGATGTCGGTTCGAAGATTGAGAGCAAACGCGTTGCAGTTGCAAAAGGTGTCGTACAGATCGATACAGtgataagaaaattgatagtggagaataattgtaagaaaGGAGACGTGCTGTCCGTGGCACAATTGGCCGGAATCATGGGAGCGAAACGTACTCCTGATTTGATACCGCTTTGTCATCCGGTTTCGTTATCCTACGCAAACGTGTTTCTTCATTTAAACGAGAAAACGAATCGGATAGAAATCACAGCCGAAGTTCGATGCTCCGGTAAGACTGGCGTAGAGATGGAAGCTTTGACAGCCGTAAGTATCGCGGCGCTAACTGTTTACGATATGTGCAAGTTTGCAGCTGCTCCGACCATGCTCAAGATAACTGATATAGAGCTGATTTCAAAAACTGGTGGTACAAAGGGAGACTTCTTTAGAAACTAATTATCCGTTTGTTTCGTCTTTGATGTCGACAGTCTAGACACTCGAATACTTGATACAGTGCAATTCAACGATGTTCCTccattaatatataatctatGTACAGAGGTACAAAGTACACAATACGTTAGTATGTACGTACATCCCGTCCACGAAAAGATGATATAGATTTCAACAGTGAGATGCTGGGGGATCTACCAGGATGGGGGACTCTCCTACCGTATTACAAGTTTCTCTGTTCTATCTTTCCGTGGACGGATAATACGTACGTACatggattttatatttttatggcAGAGACTAAAGttctcttttttgttttttaagcGCTCATGTTAGTACATGCACAGACATTTTGTAATCACGTCCAATAAATGGATTTCTTAAACTTTTATTCAAGCCctacatttatttacttgaTTGAAGAACAGGCGGAGGAAAGGAAGGGAAGCAGCGTTTCGACGCGAACGCGACCCAGAGACTGTGCGTAGCCTCCTCGTTCCGTCGCGCCCCGGAGCAAAGCAGATGCATCTTGCTGACTCGATCGTGTAGCAACATGTTGAAAATTTGCGCGCccgcctctcattggctactgtttttcctttttcttggagttacaataatttcgatacaccctgtatatggtGTGCCAGAAACAACTCTCCCGTGTAATGAGGCCCCTACACTATCTTGCGGGCCGTGCCGGCTCGGCAATACGGAGATATTGTTATAACGGTTGGATGGTTGCATATGTACTAGTCAGCAAAGTTCAGGTAATAGCAAGAGAGCTATCCCTCTGCTGGCGAGCATTTGAAATAGCCGTTACATTGTATTTATGTTTTACATACGTACTTGCATGTTATATGAATATTCGTACATTTTGtcgaacataacctaaaaacgaaaataatcaaaaaagTGTAGCCTATCGTTACGTTAAGCTACAATAACAgtatatgatttttttatacgtttattcGAATGACAAACGAAATTTACGATGAAAACACAAAATTGGAAAGAATTAGAAATACCTTTAAGCGATCCCATATTGAAAACCATTGAAGAACTAAAATACTCGTTTATGACACCGGTGCAggtaaaatttatacaataaaatccgTGACTTTAAGTAGTTTTACGAACCAAGATTCTAATATTGATATCAAAATAAcgcaataaaatatcaaatagtaCTTATACTTTTGGTTGACTTACCCACAGGCTGCTTCCATACCACTATTACTGAAGGGTAAAGATGTTGCAGCGGAAGCTGTAACAGGTAGTGGAAAAACGGTTGCTTTTATAGTAcctttattagaaattttgcaGGTATCTACACACTATTTTCccatgtaataattattttatggacatcttttattcaatataaagGGAGGATtgtaattaagtaattattttccatgagaaacagaaacgaaaagaaGCGTGGAAACCTACAGAAGTTGgagcaataataattagtcCAACAAGAGAACTAGCAATACAAATATATGATGTactacaaaaatttttaactaatCTCCcacaattaaaacaaatattacttGTTGGTGGTATAACGATTGCAGAAGATGTGGCAAGACTTAAAACTGGGGCTAATATTATTGTAGCAACACCCGGTAGATTAGAagatataatatcaaattgtagAGGCATAAATTTGGCTGCACGTTTAAAGTCATTGGtaagtaacataaaaatcagAAAGCTGCAGTTTTTTCATGgaaatctaattattttatttgcaggAAATATTAATCTTAGATGAAGCAGATAGGTTATTGAATTTGGGCTTTTCCACAACACTAGATACAATACTAAGCTATTTGCCACGTTTCAGAAGAACAGGTTTATTCTCTGCAACACAAACAAAAGAACTACAGCAGCTAATTAGAGCAGGATTGAGAAACCCAGCTTTAGTATCTGTTAAAGAAAAAGCAAATATTTCAACGCCTTcgaatttagtaaataattacacaattGTAAATGTAGAGCACAAATTTTCTACAATGATAGACTTTATACAACAAAAGGGAACTAATTTAAAGTACATGATCTTTTTATCTACATGTGCTTGCGTAGACTATTTTAGTCACGCTATTCAAGAGTAAGTTATGTTGTAGTCTATGTTACTTACTCATTTGTTCTGGATGACTGAGAAAAGCATTATAGGCCTCCCCAATAACTGTTTGCAAATGTAATGATaactaaaaatttgtatatatctCATATTCTTTTAAACAAGTAATGCATGTCTCGGGCATTGTCTTGCTATTAAAAACAAACGAGTCGTTTGATGCgcgcatatatatataaacaggaatatatttaacaatatactgaatttttagaatgttGCCGTCGGTTCAAGTGCTTGCGATACAtggtaaaatgaaaaataagaggtacaaaatatttaacgagtTTCGTCGTATCGAAAGTGGTGTTTTAATTTGCACGGATGTAATGGCTCGCGGTGTAGATATTTCAGAAATCAATTGGGTATTGCAGTACGATCCTCCCTGCTCGGCTAGTAGTTTCGTGCACAGgtagcaataattaaaatataatacctgttacaacgaataatttagttatttaaattggtTAGATTAAGATTCATTTTGCCTTCCAGATGTGGCAGAACCGCCAGGATTGGAAATGAAGGAAACGCGCTGATATTCCTTCTGGAAACAGAAGATGCATATGTAGATTTCATTAAACGAAATCAAAAGGtggatttaaagaaaatacatGTAGAACCATCTATGCTTTtacatgaaaaatgtttaaaatgcaTGAGAGATTTGCAGAAGAGAGATAGATTAGTTTTCGACAAAGCTAACAGAGCATTTGTATCGTATATACAAGCATACAATAAACATGAATGTAATCTAATATTGAGATTAAAAGATATCGACCTAGGCAAACTTGCAATGAGCTTTGGCTTGTTACGTATGCCTCGAATGCCCGAACTTAAAGGAAGAGATACAACATCGTTTAAACAAGAAAACATTGACATTAATTCGATtccttatttaaataaacaaaaagaacATAATCGTTTAGAAAAGCTGAAGATCTTTCAAACTAGTGGACAATGGCCCACGGTGTGTAAACGTAAATGCAAACAAACTGAACCTTGGTCCGAAACTAAGAAAAGGAAACTAGAAAAGCAGGAGAATCGTAAAaaacgaaaaggaaaaaaaataaaacaggaaATATctacgaatttaataaaaaagcaaaaaagGAAAGTAAGTCAACAGGATATAGAGGAGCTTGCAAAAGATATAGCACTgataagaaaactaaaaaaaaaaaaggtattcGTAAtacatagaattttttcattactctgacaaatatttaaattcatcgaaatatttttagatttcacAAGAAGAGTTTGACACAGCTTttggaatttaattgaacggttcaattaaagtgaaagagGCGTGAGACGAAAGCATGTTTAATTACTATCAATTTCTTTAGATAGATATTCGAAAAGTTATGATATAGTGAAATCAAGAAGATGAACAGTTGTACAAGGGTACGCAGTATAAATTCCATTTATCCAATATGAATCATTGTTTTGCACGTACAAAGATAAGTGTATAGGTGATAGAATATACGTTTAAAGGGTGCCTCAGCTAAATGGaataacttaaataattacttcgggcaaaattacattatttgcaaaaataatagctggaaataaattatttttaattccagaTTACCTTTAgatcagtttttaaataaaaaaatcctatTTAACTGAAATACCCTGTATTTTGCAAAACTCcagtttttataaaagtaactcAATAGTACCGAATCCTATCACTATATCGATAAAAAATCTATAGCATTTCTTAATGCttcgttgaaatttaatttggtatTGTAAGTACATGTACCAATAGTACTActaataatttcatcaaaTTAAAGGATTTATCAGTCTaaatcgaacaaatatttgtttagttAACAGCAGGAAATAAATCGTCGTCACCATGATGGTAAAGTAATGGGTCTTACTCTTGCATACCTCCAAGCCGCAGCTTGATCTGTTACCGAGGTTCGATATAGAAATTTCCATCGTTCTGATTGGCTGACGACTCATTGCTGAGACGGGATCCTTTGCGTATTGGAAGTgcagtaaaatggtggggatatGTGCACCAACTTAAGAGTAAGAAAGGTGTGTAGGAGTAGGTCCCATCACTGTGCATTTGTATTTATACCATCAGGCCCTCCCCCCTGCCACAATTGCTTGTACCACACCAATGTCTACGACACTATTCATACGTATTACTGTTGTATTGTAAACACAAATAAGAACAAGTGGTACAGGGGGTGCCGTGGTctcgtaaaataataaatttgaatgtaCATTCATATTATCTAAACGACACAAGTCAGTTTAGTATTTAATACGTGGCACCAAATTTTGgttatttatagatattatactaaatatgtTTACGCGTGCAAGATATTCGAAGGGTACAAAAGTAAATGTTTCGAGGAAATGCATGATAACAGAAAGCATGTATGAAACATCAGCGGTGAGTCATGCGTTTATGGAAAAGTGAAGAAACCGAATAAGTGTGTGTCTCATCTCAAAGAATCTTTCCGATTAAATTCGTTTGCGTCTAGTTAAATAAGTCTAAGTTTAATACTTAGCAACGAATCAACTAAGTATGACCGACATAGAGACAAGTGATCATCCGAAATGGTTGCTAGaattagaaaatcgaaaaaggAAGGTGAgcctaaaatataaaaactttatcttatctgttaattattcataCTTTATTCTATAAGAGAACTTAAATGTACTTTGAAGTAAAAGTTTTGTAGTTAATaagcaatgaaaattaatatttttaatcagcgATCGGTAATCAacgattaatatttgcaatagtTAATTTATGGTTAATCTTTATCAAGTGATTTAATGAGTCGTGATTTTCGATGATCAAGATTTTTTAATCATGAACAtcaattgattaatttatttattgattttaattatttaataccaGATTCCTTTCATGAAATAATCGATTGTTATGATGTCTAAGATTTCCTAAATTTGCTATTAGTTACATAAATGTTCCTCTTTGCTACAATTTTGaatgtatgtattttttatttagcctCGATTGGCACATGAAGCTGGAGCAGGAGCTTCTTGCGTCATTTGCAAAGATACATGTCCAGGTTTGGATTTACATTTTTGGAGAAAAACTTGTAAAAACTGTAAATGCAGCAAAGACGACCATGATGTGATTGACGAAGATTTTCCACAATTCGATTTGTTGTTTGGATCGTCcaagaaatataagaaaaagtcAACGCGTAAATACTTTTGTCAATAATATggtataaagtaaataattttgtcaaataCAGTGCGGTATACTCTCTTTTAGTATTACACATACATAATCAAAAGGAACAGGCGCAAGAGGCATTTGAATGGATTCCACCAGATACAACGAAAGAAATTGCTGCAGAATATATGAAAGCTTTACCTGTAGAAAAACTACCGATCAAAGGGTCAGCAGGTGCAGCCTTGAGAAGACAGTTACTGCAAAAGCAGTTACCGCTTCATGATATAGATTATGAAGTTTGTGATAAATTAAGCGATcaagaaaagaaacattttgaaaagtatttggaaaatataaagaaatatgtagGTCAAGGGACAGTGACAaaggtaaattaatttattaaaagtacgaTTGTATCGTTGATAAATAGttgtatcaattaatttttttactcgACAGATGCTAAGTGCTCGACCATTTGATTTGTTGTTAATGACACCTGCTAATGCCACCGATATGCAACTCTACGATCCACAGAATAAGCACAACGTACAAACTACCATGGTACAATTACGTACACCAAGTAGCTTCATGTCCAAAACGCCATATAGAAAAGATTTACATGCAAAATTAAACAACCATGAATCACTGTTGCCTGTTTCAgcaacattaaataattctagcaTGACACCAATTCGTGAGAAATGTgataaaattagtaataattgtgaaatagtGAAGTCGGAACTAGTTAAAAGCGGAGTATACAATAAGGGTGTTTCTATAATTGATTCTCAAAAGGTCAATActaattgtaacaatattacgTGCGAAGAAGTTTCTATAGCCAGTCATTTAAATTCCAATGTAACATTGCCTTCTGAAAACTCATTAGAATATTTCGAAGAATCAAGTAAATTTAAGAATCTATCTATTTCTCCCTCGCATTTGAAATCACTGGATGATGATACCCATATAGCAGAATCTATATTAGCAGATGCATTACTTCCACCTAGTATGGTACATGCTAATGACATAATTGGTAGTACATTAGATCAAAAGGATTTGATGTTCATACGAGAGAAGCTTACAAACAAGTATGGTAATCAAGGAAGTCATCAATCGCAGGTACCATGTAATGTACCCAGTTTTGCAAAAGATTTTGCTAACGGTAGTTCATTGAAAAGTAACGTTACGTCTCAAAGTATAAATACTGATAACGAGAATGATGTAAAAGCTGTTAtttctataacaaaatatcCATCCAATGTATCGATACTATCACAAAACAAACTTATTGATCAAAGGCACAAATCAACGGGAAAAAACACTATTGAATCGAAGGTAATAGAAGCAAAGAATGAAGTATTAAGAACTGTGTCACAAAGTCTTCAGTCAACTCCGCTCGATACAATGGCATCACGCTttaatttaatggaaaatacATCTTTACCAGATCCACTGTCTCAAACGTGTGCAAGCAGCcatcaaacaaaattaaacaacTTTACAGTACCATCtactattataaattctgAGAAATTACATAATCACGTATTTCCTTGTCAAAGTACTGTTCATGGTGTTAATACAAACACAAACCAAACAGGACACCTTACAGGTACAGTGGAAAATCTAACAAAGAATTCTGTTAAGCAACAGAAATGTCATGGATGCGAAGAAATAATAAGCGTTGGGGATGTGGCTGTAATTGCGGAAAAAGCTAAAAACGCTATGTGGCATCCTGGATGTTTCGTTTGCAATACGTGTAACGAACTATTAGTAGATCTAGTATACttctactataaaaataaattatattgtggAAGAGATTTGGCATCGCTTATGGGGATCCCTAGATGCTTCGCTTGTGATGAGGTAGTAATTGCATTTTCTATTAACATTTccaatcattttcatattttacatataattctcatttcaattttttagctTATTTTCTTACGAGAGTATACCGTTGCTGAAGGACACAATTACCAcgtgaaacatttttgttgTTGGGATTGTGATATTCCTTTAGCTGGGAAACAATATACCACAGAAAATGATCGTCCATTGTGTCTCCCATGCTATCAAAAGACATATGCCAAAACATGTAGTACGTGCTACAATGTAATTGCTGCGGATCAGCAAGGTGTTGCAttgaaagatttaaattttcatgcaACAGGAGAATGCTTTTGCtgttatatttgtaaaaagaatttattacaagCTCGAACAGCAATTAaagataagaaattattctgcaGCAAAGAATGTATTGCAATGTTCCGGCAGCCAACGATATAACCATTACTTTATCTTCTATATTCTTTACTAACTGCAAGAAAAGACTAtatgaataaacatttttatacaatttttagaatatatttttcaacatatGCAGAATGTCGTTATCGATTGTGACATtcataaactatatttaaattgtatttagtaaaaacgtttattttaattatacataatttgtatattcacagtttttgacattattaaaatatattattactaaaatctATGATACTTCTATAAAAAATGGCCTACAATTACATGTGCTATGAAtcatgtatattgtataaattataatataacaagatACATGGAACGCTCGGAACAAGAAAGGTCTACATTCTGTTGTATTGCTTCTGCAATATTTCATACGAAGATCTATAAcaacttataatttaaaataaaaatagaataattgtttGCTGCATacatattcaattattcaaacacCGATGACTTCTTGAATGCGAATAATTCCATCGTATAGTGATTCTTTCTTAAGCGAACAAAATTAATGTcctgttaaaaatgaaaactaacTTTTCTGCTATATAATACCTCTGTGGTGAAGTTTGTTTTAGTACCTACGACTGTtctagaatataattatatctatatgttcagttttatattgtaattcgtTTTTTAGCCATATCGTAACCaaatgtaaagaaatatatttaccgTGTTCAGATAAGTGAATAATCAATGCgcatacattttatataaacatttcccgagtatttattcgaaagttTTCTTAGACTTTATTCTGAGTCGCTATCAACAACTCTTAAAACTCTCTTCAAAGTACTACGTACTTCACGATGTTCCGTGGGAGTTTCTCTCTTCCGTTGAGCACGTGTGATACGtcctaaaaaattaatacaccGTAATTAAGGGATCATTATTGACATGTATATACTTAGATGTTCATTAACGaatctgaataaatttctcaacCTTCCGATATAATGTTACTTGTATTCAATTCGGCGATATCTTTGAGTTTCTCATTCA contains:
- the Tes gene encoding testin LIM domain protein isoform X1, whose translation is MTDIETSDHPKWLLELENRKRKPRLAHEAGAGASCVICKDTCPGLDLHFWRKTCKNCKCSKDDHDVIDEDFPQFDLLFGSSKKYKKKSTLLHIHNQKEQAQEAFEWIPPDTTKEIAAEYMKALPVEKLPIKGSAGAALRRQLLQKQLPLHDIDYEVCDKLSDQEKKHFEKYLENIKKYVGQGTVTKMLSARPFDLLLMTPANATDMQLYDPQNKHNVQTTMVQLRTPSSFMSKTPYRKDLHAKLNNHESLLPVSATLNNSSMTPIREKCDKISNNCEIVKSELVKSGVYNKGVSIIDSQKVNTNCNNITCEEVSIASHLNSNVTLPSENSLEYFEESSKFKNLSISPSHLKSLDDDTHIAESILADALLPPSMVHANDIIGSTLDQKDLMFIREKLTNKYGNQGSHQSQVPCNVPSFAKDFANGSSLKSNVTSQSINTDNENDVKAVISITKYPSNVSILSQNKLIDQRHKSTGKNTIESKVIEAKNEVLRTVSQSLQSTPLDTMASRFNLMENTSLPDPLSQTCASSHQTKLNNFTVPSTIINSEKLHNHVFPCQSTVHGVNTNTNQTGHLTGTVENLTKNSVKQQKCHGCEEIISVGDVAVIAEKAKNAMWHPGCFVCNTCNELLVDLVYFYYKNKLYCGRDLASLMGIPRCFACDELIFLREYTVAEGHNYHVKHFCCWDCDIPLAGKQYTTENDRPLCLPCYQKTYAKTCSTCYNVIAADQQGVALKDLNFHATGECFCCYICKKNLLQARTAIKDKKLFCSKECIAMFRQPTI
- the Tes gene encoding testin LIM domain protein isoform X2 — encoded protein: MVARIRKSKKEVLHIHNQKEQAQEAFEWIPPDTTKEIAAEYMKALPVEKLPIKGSAGAALRRQLLQKQLPLHDIDYEVCDKLSDQEKKHFEKYLENIKKYVGQGTVTKMLSARPFDLLLMTPANATDMQLYDPQNKHNVQTTMVQLRTPSSFMSKTPYRKDLHAKLNNHESLLPVSATLNNSSMTPIREKCDKISNNCEIVKSELVKSGVYNKGVSIIDSQKVNTNCNNITCEEVSIASHLNSNVTLPSENSLEYFEESSKFKNLSISPSHLKSLDDDTHIAESILADALLPPSMVHANDIIGSTLDQKDLMFIREKLTNKYGNQGSHQSQVPCNVPSFAKDFANGSSLKSNVTSQSINTDNENDVKAVISITKYPSNVSILSQNKLIDQRHKSTGKNTIESKVIEAKNEVLRTVSQSLQSTPLDTMASRFNLMENTSLPDPLSQTCASSHQTKLNNFTVPSTIINSEKLHNHVFPCQSTVHGVNTNTNQTGHLTGTVENLTKNSVKQQKCHGCEEIISVGDVAVIAEKAKNAMWHPGCFVCNTCNELLVDLVYFYYKNKLYCGRDLASLMGIPRCFACDELIFLREYTVAEGHNYHVKHFCCWDCDIPLAGKQYTTENDRPLCLPCYQKTYAKTCSTCYNVIAADQQGVALKDLNFHATGECFCCYICKKNLLQARTAIKDKKLFCSKECIAMFRQPTI